A DNA window from Paraclostridium bifermentans contains the following coding sequences:
- a CDS encoding type III pantothenate kinase, with protein sequence MLLVFDVGNTNMVLGIYEGTELKNYWRISTDKAKTSDEYGMLINNLFQYDNVDKNSIKDIIISSVVPNVMHSLENFCVKYFNKQPLIVGPGIKTGLNIKYDNPKQVGADRIVNAVAAIEKYKSPMIIIDFGTATTFCAISEKGEYLGGTIAPGIKISSEALFQRASKLPRVELLKPGMTICKNTVSAMQSGIIYGYVGLVDKIIAMMKKELGNDDIKVIATGGLSSLIASETDSIDCVDKNLTLEGLKIIYNKNKE encoded by the coding sequence ATGCTTTTAGTATTTGACGTTGGTAATACAAACATGGTCTTAGGTATATATGAGGGAACAGAGTTAAAAAATTATTGGAGAATTAGTACGGATAAAGCAAAAACATCTGATGAATATGGGATGTTAATAAATAATTTATTTCAATATGATAATGTAGACAAAAATTCAATAAAAGATATAATAATATCATCAGTTGTACCTAATGTTATGCATTCACTTGAAAATTTCTGTGTGAAATATTTCAATAAACAACCTTTAATAGTTGGACCTGGTATAAAAACAGGATTAAATATTAAATATGATAACCCTAAACAAGTAGGAGCGGATAGGATAGTAAATGCTGTGGCTGCTATAGAAAAATATAAATCACCGATGATAATAATAGATTTTGGAACAGCTACAACATTTTGTGCAATATCAGAAAAGGGAGAATACTTAGGTGGAACTATAGCGCCGGGTATAAAGATATCAAGTGAAGCTTTATTCCAAAGAGCATCAAAACTTCCTAGAGTTGAACTGTTAAAACCTGGAATGACAATTTGTAAAAATACAGTTTCAGCTATGCAATCGGGGATAATATATGGATATGTAGGATTAGTAGACAAGATTATAGCTATGATGAAAAAGGAATTAGGAAATGACGATATAAAAGTAATAGCTACTGGAGGACTTTCATCATTGATAGCATCAGAAACTGATAGTATAGATTGTGTAGATAAAAATTTAACCCTAGAGGGATTAAAAATTATTTACAATAAAAATAAAGAATAG
- the dusB gene encoding tRNA dihydrouridine synthase DusB yields the protein MKIGNVTLDNKVFLSPMAGVTDLPFRLICKEQDCGMLYTEMINAKALCYDDQNTKKMLKIEEEEHPVAVQIFGSDPAFMGGAAEILNEYPNEILDINMGCPAPKVIKNGDGSALMKNPKLAEEVLKSVVKNSKKPVTLKIRKGWDDNNINAVEIAKIAEASGISALAIHGRTREQYYSGKADWDIIAKIKESINIPVIGNGDVFEVEDAINMINKTNCDAIMIGRGAQGNPWIFKRINHYMKTGEILPEPTGEEKINTALKHLKLAIDEHGEYVAVREMRKHIAWYLKGLRGSARLRDEINKIESYEEVVNKLCDYLSHSLT from the coding sequence ATGAAAATAGGAAATGTTACGTTAGACAATAAAGTATTTTTATCTCCTATGGCAGGAGTAACAGATTTACCTTTTAGACTTATATGTAAAGAACAAGACTGTGGAATGTTATACACAGAGATGATAAATGCAAAAGCGCTTTGTTATGATGATCAAAACACGAAAAAAATGCTTAAAATAGAAGAGGAAGAACATCCGGTAGCAGTGCAAATTTTTGGTTCGGATCCAGCTTTTATGGGAGGAGCAGCAGAAATACTAAATGAATACCCTAATGAAATACTAGATATAAACATGGGATGTCCAGCTCCTAAGGTTATAAAAAATGGAGATGGATCAGCTCTTATGAAAAATCCTAAGTTAGCTGAAGAAGTTTTAAAGTCTGTTGTAAAGAACTCTAAAAAACCTGTTACTTTAAAGATTAGAAAAGGCTGGGATGACAATAATATAAATGCAGTTGAAATAGCTAAAATCGCAGAAGCTTCTGGGATAAGTGCGTTGGCTATACATGGAAGAACTAGAGAACAGTATTACTCAGGAAAAGCAGACTGGGATATAATAGCTAAAATAAAAGAAAGTATAAACATACCTGTAATAGGTAATGGAGACGTTTTTGAAGTTGAAGATGCTATAAATATGATAAATAAGACTAATTGTGATGCTATAATGATAGGTAGGGGAGCTCAAGGTAACCCATGGATATTCAAAAGAATAAACCATTATATGAAAACAGGAGAAATTTTACCGGAGCCTACAGGTGAAGAAAAAATAAATACAGCTTTAAAACATCTTAAATTAGCAATAGATGAACACGGAGAATATGTAGCTGTAAGAGAAATGAGAAAGCATATTGCATGGTACTTAAAAGGGCTTAGAGGTTCAGCTAGATTAAGAGATGAAATTAACAAAATAGAAAGCTATGAAGAAGTAGTAAACAAGCTATGTGACTACTTATCACACTCCTTGACATAA
- the greA gene encoding transcription elongation factor GreA, which translates to MEDNKEILLTQEGHQKLEDEVEHLKSVRRREVAERIKVAISFGDISENAEYDEAKNEQAQVEERIMKLENMLRKAVIIDESKIDSNIVTIGSIVKVNDMEFEEEVEYTIVGSAEADPYEGKISNESPVGKALLGRAKGEVVDVQVPDGIAKFEILEIRR; encoded by the coding sequence ATGGAAGATAATAAGGAAATATTATTAACTCAAGAAGGACATCAAAAACTAGAAGATGAGGTTGAGCATCTGAAATCAGTAAGAAGAAGAGAAGTTGCAGAGAGAATAAAGGTAGCTATATCTTTCGGAGATATATCAGAGAATGCTGAATACGACGAAGCTAAAAATGAGCAAGCACAAGTTGAAGAAAGAATAATGAAGCTTGAAAATATGCTTAGAAAAGCAGTTATAATAGATGAATCTAAAATAGATTCAAATATAGTTACTATAGGATCTATAGTAAAAGTTAATGATATGGAGTTCGAAGAAGAAGTAGAATACACAATAGTTGGTTCTGCAGAAGCTGATCCATATGAAGGTAAAATATCTAACGAATCACCTGTAGGAAAAGCTCTTTTAGGTAGAGCTAAAGGAGAAGTAGTAGATGTTCAAGTTCCTGATGGTATTGCTAAATTCGAGATATTAGAAATAAGAAGATAA
- a CDS encoding P1 family peptidase, with protein MFNNILDVKGIKVGQVEDKEGLTGCTVIICEDGGVCGVDVRGSAPGTRETDLLDPINMVQKVHAIVLSGGSAFGLESTCGVSRYLEEKGIGFDVEVAKVPIVTGAVLFDLGVGDPKCRPNIEMGYKACQVANNIELKQGNYGAGCGATVGKIRGSEFCTKGGIGSYSIKLDNGLVVSAIIAVNAFGDVYENGQVIAGVLNDDKTDFLNTYDLMKKGVNKGGFNIDNTTIGAVITNAKLSKAECKKISQMAHNGFAKSIFPIHTPHDGDTIFTLATGEVETDITLLGSIASEVVEKSVINAIKNASKTNNILSYNEINLK; from the coding sequence ATGTTTAATAATATTTTAGACGTAAAAGGTATAAAAGTTGGACAGGTAGAGGATAAAGAAGGATTAACAGGGTGCACCGTTATTATATGTGAAGATGGAGGGGTTTGTGGAGTTGATGTTAGAGGTTCAGCTCCAGGAACTAGAGAAACTGATTTATTAGATCCTATAAATATGGTTCAGAAAGTCCATGCTATTGTGTTATCAGGAGGTTCTGCATTTGGACTGGAATCTACATGTGGGGTTAGTAGATATCTAGAAGAAAAAGGAATAGGGTTTGATGTTGAAGTAGCAAAAGTTCCTATAGTTACTGGTGCGGTTTTATTTGATTTAGGAGTAGGCGATCCTAAATGTAGACCAAATATAGAAATGGGATATAAAGCTTGCCAAGTAGCTAATAATATTGAACTTAAGCAAGGAAATTATGGTGCTGGATGTGGAGCTACAGTTGGAAAGATAAGAGGAAGTGAGTTTTGTACAAAGGGAGGTATAGGAAGTTATTCAATTAAATTAGACAATGGATTGGTGGTTTCTGCGATTATAGCTGTGAATGCATTTGGTGATGTATATGAAAATGGACAAGTTATAGCTGGTGTTTTAAATGATGATAAAACTGATTTTTTAAATACTTATGATTTAATGAAGAAAGGTGTTAATAAAGGTGGTTTTAATATAGACAATACTACTATAGGTGCAGTTATAACAAATGCTAAATTATCAAAAGCTGAATGTAAAAAAATATCACAAATGGCTCATAATGGTTTTGCTAAATCTATATTCCCTATACATACCCCTCATGATGGAGATACTATATTTACATTAGCAACTGGCGAAGTTGAAACAGATATAACATTATTAGGTTCAATTGCAAGTGAAGTAGTGGAAAAAAGTGTAATAAACGCAATAAAAAATGCCTCAAAAACTAATAACATACTATCGTATAATGAAATTAATTTGAAATAA
- a CDS encoding ECF transporter S component: MMKTQVQTRKKINVRQMAIIGMLSAISIMLSMTPLGFIPIGPIDATIMHIPVIIGSIIEGPVVGGIIGLIFGFTSFIRAITMPKPTSFVFMNPFISILPRVIMGIVSFYVYKGVFKIMKKTSVAGAFSGLIGSLINTFGVLGMVYFLYAQRYVEAIGGDTSTAGAVILGIATTNGIPEAIIGALVVSGVVAILKKSKK; the protein is encoded by the coding sequence ATGATGAAAACACAGGTTCAAACAAGAAAGAAAATAAATGTTAGACAAATGGCGATAATAGGTATGTTATCTGCCATATCGATAATGCTATCAATGACACCTTTAGGATTTATACCAATTGGACCCATTGATGCAACTATAATGCATATACCTGTAATAATAGGTTCTATAATAGAAGGGCCTGTGGTAGGTGGAATAATAGGATTGATTTTTGGATTTACAAGCTTTATAAGAGCTATTACAATGCCAAAACCAACTTCATTTGTATTTATGAATCCTTTTATATCTATACTACCTAGAGTTATAATGGGAATTGTGTCATTCTATGTATATAAAGGTGTGTTTAAAATAATGAAAAAAACATCAGTTGCAGGTGCTTTTTCAGGACTGATAGGTTCTCTTATAAATACATTTGGTGTTTTAGGAATGGTATATTTCTTATATGCACAAAGATACGTAGAAGCTATAGGAGGAGACACATCCACGGCTGGAGCTGTAATATTAGGTATTGCTACTACTAATGGAATCCCCGAAGCTATAATTGGAGCTTTAGTAGTATCAGGAGTTGTAGCTATACTAAAGAAAAGCAAAAAATAG